The Ancylobacter sp. WKF20 genome contains a region encoding:
- the lysA gene encoding diaminopimelate decarboxylase: MHHFAYRDGVLHAEDANLLDIARDVGTPFYVYSTATLERHHRVFTQAFADTRTTLCYALKANSNQAVIRTLAKLGAGADIVSGGELKRALAAGVDPHKIVFSGVGKTREEMAAALDAGIMCFNVESEPELLTLSEVAVSHGVAAPISIRVNPDVDAKTHAKISTGKSENKFGIPVSRAREVYAHASALPGLRITGVDMHIGSQITDLEPFDNATALLAELARDLMADGHRLTHLDLGGGLGVPYVAGEAEPPLPSAYAALVKRHTHNLGLGLVFEVGRMLVANAGILVTRVIYVKEGAGKHFVIVDAAMNDLIRPTLYDAHHEILPIREASSDGSSMVADVVGPVCETGDFLALGRRLPSLRAGDLVAVMTAGAYGAVQASTYNTRALVPEVLVKGGDFAVVRPRVEVEQLIALDRVPAWLA; the protein is encoded by the coding sequence ATGCATCATTTCGCCTATCGCGACGGTGTTCTCCATGCGGAGGACGCCAACCTTCTCGACATCGCGCGGGACGTCGGCACGCCCTTCTATGTCTATTCCACGGCGACGCTGGAGCGGCACCACCGGGTGTTCACGCAGGCCTTCGCCGATACGCGCACCACGCTCTGCTACGCGCTGAAGGCCAATTCCAACCAAGCGGTTATCCGCACCCTCGCCAAGCTCGGCGCCGGCGCGGACATCGTCTCGGGCGGCGAGCTCAAGCGCGCGCTGGCGGCGGGCGTCGATCCGCACAAGATCGTGTTCTCCGGCGTCGGCAAGACGCGTGAGGAGATGGCGGCGGCGCTCGATGCCGGCATCATGTGCTTCAATGTGGAGAGCGAGCCGGAGCTGCTGACGCTGTCCGAGGTCGCGGTGAGTCATGGCGTCGCCGCGCCGATCTCGATCCGCGTCAACCCGGATGTCGACGCCAAGACCCACGCCAAGATCTCGACCGGCAAGTCGGAGAACAAGTTCGGCATCCCGGTGTCGCGCGCCCGCGAGGTCTATGCCCATGCGAGCGCGCTGCCGGGCCTGCGCATCACTGGCGTCGACATGCATATCGGCAGCCAGATCACCGATCTCGAACCCTTCGACAACGCCACGGCACTGCTGGCCGAGCTGGCCCGCGACCTGATGGCGGATGGCCACCGGCTGACCCATCTCGATCTCGGCGGCGGGCTGGGCGTGCCTTATGTGGCCGGCGAGGCCGAGCCGCCGCTGCCCTCCGCCTATGCCGCGTTGGTGAAGCGCCACACGCATAATCTCGGACTTGGCCTCGTCTTCGAGGTTGGCCGGATGCTGGTGGCGAATGCCGGCATCCTGGTCACGCGCGTGATCTATGTGAAGGAAGGCGCGGGCAAGCACTTCGTCATCGTCGATGCCGCGATGAACGATCTGATCCGGCCGACGCTGTACGACGCTCATCACGAAATTTTGCCCATCCGCGAAGCGTCGTCCGACGGTAGCTCGATGGTGGCGGATGTCGTCGGGCCGGTGTGTGAAACCGGCGATTTCCTGGCGCTCGGGCGGCGCCTGCCGTCACTCCGGGCAGGCGATCTCGTCGCCGTCATGACCGCCGGCGCCTATGGCGCTGTGCAGGCCTCGACCTACAACACGCGCGCGCTGGTGCCGGAAGTGCTGGTGAAGGGCGGGGATTTCGCGGTGGTGCGCCCGCGCGTCGAGGTCGAGCAGCTCATCGCGCTCGACCGCGTGCCGGCCTGGCTGGCCTGA
- a CDS encoding lipoprotein, protein MRRCSLPTPFPAEPRSPLSRPRSFLRVAGIAVLMGGALALAGCGVRGPLEPPPDSALGQPGPDGKMPKDTGPVKPNKPFILDPLL, encoded by the coding sequence TTGCGCCGCTGTTCGCTACCCACGCCGTTTCCTGCCGAACCGAGGTCGCCCTTGTCTCGTCCACGCTCTTTTCTCCGCGTTGCCGGTATCGCCGTTCTGATGGGGGGAGCCCTGGCGCTCGCGGGCTGCGGCGTGCGAGGGCCGCTGGAGCCGCCGCCGGATTCCGCGCTCGGCCAGCCCGGCCCGGATGGCAAGATGCCGAAGGACACCGGCCCGGTGAAGCCGAACAAACCGTTCATCCTCGACCCGCTTCTCTGA